From a single Thermodesulfovibrionales bacterium genomic region:
- a CDS encoding MerR family transcriptional regulator: MARRKPVNELTEEEKKGMPLYPIGIVSELIGTTDQTLRLYEKHGLITPARRNKNRFYSENDIKWLRCVRDLIHVRKISIEGIKKLLEYAPCWEITDCPEDRRKRCSAFMDRTKPCWEINRLICNEQAGKKCEDCVVFISHDKKRKN; this comes from the coding sequence ATGGCTAGAAGGAAACCTGTAAATGAGTTAACGGAAGAAGAAAAAAAGGGGATGCCCCTATATCCCATAGGGATCGTCTCAGAACTCATAGGAACGACAGACCAGACCCTGCGGCTCTATGAGAAACACGGCCTCATTACCCCTGCGCGTCGGAACAAAAACAGGTTTTACTCTGAAAACGATATCAAATGGCTCAGGTGTGTCAGGGATCTCATCCATGTAAGGAAGATAAGCATAGAGGGGATAAAGAAACTCCTTGAATATGCCCCGTGCTGGGAAATAACCGATTGCCCCGAAGACAGAAGGAAAAGGTGTTCTGCCTTCATGGACAGAACCAAGCCCTGCTGGGAGATTAACCGTCTAATCTGCAATGAACAGGCGGGGAAGAAGTGTGAAGATTGTGTCGTTTTCATCTCACACGACAAGAAAAGGAAGAATTAG
- the rfaE1 gene encoding D-glycero-beta-D-manno-heptose-7-phosphate kinase, with protein MNLKDFLRRCKGKRVLVVGDLILDCYIWGKVDRISPEAPVPVVEVTNDTFMLGGAANVAGNVVSLGGKATVAGIVGRDSAGEVLRKLLDEKGVGCAVFEDARPTTMKTRVIAHNQQVVRFDKEERNRIAGRVLSTIIDFLGRAIAEHDAIIVSDYKKGIVSPELIRAILKIAKPKGKLVAVDPKAGHFHCYKGVSLVTPNLAEASSGSGVEIKDERSLLRAGKTLLKKLSSMAVLITRGEEGMSLFERDGVTNIPTVAQHVYDITGAGDTVIAAFTLAYASGATMREAAAIANHAAGIVVGEVGTAVVTPEKLLASVRRSRK; from the coding sequence ATGAATCTGAAAGATTTTCTGAGGAGGTGCAAGGGGAAGCGCGTCCTCGTTGTCGGCGACCTCATCCTTGACTGTTACATATGGGGCAAGGTGGACAGGATTTCTCCTGAGGCACCTGTACCTGTGGTCGAAGTTACGAACGATACCTTTATGCTCGGGGGGGCTGCTAACGTCGCGGGCAATGTCGTTTCGCTCGGCGGAAAGGCGACGGTTGCAGGTATTGTCGGCAGGGACAGCGCCGGAGAAGTCCTGCGGAAGCTTCTTGACGAGAAGGGGGTCGGTTGCGCGGTCTTCGAAGATGCCAGGCCGACGACGATGAAGACGAGGGTGATCGCGCACAACCAGCAGGTTGTCCGTTTCGACAAGGAAGAGAGGAACCGTATCGCGGGGCGTGTCCTCAGCACCATCATAGATTTTCTCGGAAGAGCTATCGCTGAGCATGATGCGATCATTGTTTCGGACTATAAGAAAGGCATCGTATCACCGGAACTCATAAGGGCGATACTGAAGATCGCGAAACCGAAGGGCAAGCTTGTTGCCGTCGATCCGAAGGCCGGCCATTTCCATTGTTACAAAGGGGTCTCTCTCGTCACTCCAAATCTGGCAGAGGCATCGAGCGGTTCAGGAGTGGAGATAAAGGACGAAAGGTCTCTCCTCAGGGCGGGCAAAACCCTCCTGAAGAAACTCTCCTCGATGGCGGTCCTGATAACGAGAGGGGAGGAAGGGATGAGCCTCTTCGAAAGAGACGGGGTTACGAACATACCTACCGTGGCCCAGCACGTATACGATATTACCGGCGCGGGCGATACGGTCATCGCGGCCTTCACCCTCGCATACGCTTCCGGAGCGACGATGCGGGAGGCTGCTGCGATCGCGAACCATGCGGCTGGGATCGTAGTCGGAGAGGTCGGAACCGCGGTGGTGACTCCTGAAAAACTCCTTGCGTCTGTGAGACGGAGCAGAAAGTGA
- the hisF gene encoding imidazole glycerol phosphate synthase subunit HisF yields the protein MLAKRIIPCLDVKDGRVVKGVSFVNLQDAGDPVENAKFYDEQGADELIFLDITASHEKRKIIIDVVEKTADDVFMPLTVGGGIKTLDDIRDLLRAGCDKVSVNTTAVKDPFFISRAAERFGSQCIVVAIDAKRVHDTLPDATGENWFQDPSLKDVRLNLLETIPPALNGDGGLLWAISTHGGRKMKRIDAVRWAKKMEELGAGEIMLTSMDRDGTKDGYDIELTKAISEAVSIPVIASGGAGNLEHLYEGFVQGKADAVLAASIFHFREYTIGEAKEYLRSRGVLVRLSS from the coding sequence ATGCTCGCGAAGAGAATCATACCGTGTCTTGATGTCAAGGACGGGCGCGTCGTCAAAGGGGTCAGCTTTGTCAATCTGCAGGACGCGGGAGACCCCGTTGAAAACGCAAAATTCTACGATGAACAGGGTGCCGACGAGCTCATCTTTCTTGATATCACGGCATCGCATGAGAAGAGGAAGATTATTATCGATGTGGTCGAAAAGACTGCCGATGACGTCTTCATGCCCCTGACCGTCGGCGGCGGCATAAAGACCCTTGATGACATCAGGGATCTCCTGAGGGCCGGCTGCGACAAGGTCTCTGTGAATACGACCGCGGTGAAAGACCCGTTCTTTATCAGCAGGGCGGCCGAGCGCTTCGGCAGCCAGTGCATCGTGGTCGCGATCGACGCAAAAAGAGTTCATGACACTCTGCCCGATGCAACGGGTGAGAACTGGTTTCAGGATCCCTCCCTCAAAGATGTCCGCCTGAACCTTCTGGAAACAATCCCTCCTGCCCTAAATGGAGACGGAGGCTTATTATGGGCGATCTCGACGCACGGCGGGAGAAAGATGAAACGTATCGATGCCGTACGATGGGCGAAGAAGATGGAAGAACTTGGAGCCGGAGAGATAATGCTCACGAGCATGGACAGAGACGGAACGAAGGACGGCTACGATATAGAGCTTACGAAGGCGATATCAGAGGCCGTCTCTATCCCCGTTATCGCGTCAGGCGGAGCCGGCAACCTCGAACACCTTTACGAAGGGTTTGTGCAGGGGAAGGCGGATGCCGTGCTTGCAGCATCCATATTTCACTTCAGAGAGTATACCATCGGAGAGGCAAAGGAATATCTGCGATCAAGGGGCGTCCTTGTGAGACTCTCATCATAA
- the hisA gene encoding 1-(5-phosphoribosyl)-5-[(5-phosphoribosylamino)methylideneamino]imidazole-4-carboxamide isomerase — protein sequence MHVIPAIDLKGGKCVRLLQGREDAVTTYSDDPVSTARRWESCGAKLLHVVDLDGAFTGGQKNFEAIRNIRDAVAMDIEVGGGIRDLEKIDALVGIGVNRIILGTVAVENPDLLSEACDKYPGRILVGIDARDGKVAIKGWVEVTALDAIEMARQAAERKAAGIIYTDITTDGMMTGPNKKAVGEMVRAVPIPVIASGGVSSLQDITGLMEIPGLWGVITGKAIYSGALDLNEAVRLVGGK from the coding sequence ATGCATGTAATTCCTGCAATAGATTTGAAAGGCGGCAAATGTGTAAGACTCCTCCAGGGGCGGGAGGATGCGGTCACCACGTATTCAGACGATCCGGTCTCGACAGCGAGACGATGGGAGTCTTGCGGTGCGAAGCTCCTCCATGTGGTCGATCTTGACGGGGCGTTCACAGGGGGTCAGAAGAACTTCGAAGCTATCAGAAACATCAGAGATGCTGTGGCGATGGACATAGAGGTAGGAGGAGGGATCAGGGATTTAGAAAAAATTGATGCGCTCGTCGGCATCGGTGTCAACAGGATCATACTCGGAACCGTTGCCGTGGAAAACCCTGATCTCCTTAGCGAGGCATGTGATAAATACCCCGGCAGAATCCTCGTCGGCATCGACGCCAGAGACGGCAAGGTCGCTATAAAGGGATGGGTAGAGGTCACTGCGCTTGATGCGATAGAGATGGCGCGGCAGGCAGCAGAAAGGAAAGCGGCGGGAATCATCTATACGGATATTACTACAGACGGCATGATGACGGGGCCCAACAAGAAGGCGGTAGGAGAAATGGTCAGAGCGGTACCGATTCCGGTGATAGCCTCGGGCGGTGTCTCGTCCCTGCAGGATATCACGGGACTGATGGAGATACCCGGGCTTTGGGGTGTGATTACCGGCAAGGCGATTTATTCGGGGGCACTGGACCTGAACGAAGCAGTCAGACTCGTCGGCGGGAAATAA
- a CDS encoding DUF3108 domain-containing protein: MSYIRYFCACIAGIVICIFFVPKGGFSFAIPERLVYDLTWTGIKAGEAILEVKGGGDRLTITSRAQSAQWVSVFYTVDDRVESLLTKDSTKHGMGQPVNYRLNLREGKRKKDKEVIFYRDVSKALYIDYLTDERREYGIPSLIFDPLSSFFYLRTMHLEVGKSVYVTIFDSKKVLDVEVQVTGREKISVPAGEFQTIVIKPLMKSEGIFFRKGDIRIWLTDDGRRIPVKMKTGTGIGSITARLVGGNY, encoded by the coding sequence ATGTCGTATATACGCTACTTCTGCGCATGCATTGCAGGGATTGTAATCTGCATTTTCTTTGTTCCCAAGGGAGGGTTTTCATTTGCCATCCCCGAGAGGCTCGTATACGATCTCACCTGGACGGGTATCAAGGCTGGCGAGGCGATTCTTGAGGTGAAGGGAGGCGGAGACCGTTTGACCATAACCTCAAGGGCACAATCCGCCCAATGGGTTTCAGTTTTTTATACCGTCGATGACCGGGTCGAAAGCCTGCTCACAAAGGACTCGACGAAACACGGGATGGGGCAGCCCGTCAACTATAGGCTGAATTTACGGGAGGGAAAACGAAAGAAGGACAAAGAGGTAATCTTCTATCGTGACGTCTCAAAGGCCCTTTATATCGATTACCTCACTGACGAGAGAAGGGAATACGGGATTCCTTCCCTCATCTTTGATCCCTTATCGAGTTTCTTCTACCTCAGGACGATGCATCTTGAAGTCGGCAAGTCGGTTTATGTCACCATCTTTGACAGCAAGAAGGTTTTGGATGTAGAAGTGCAGGTGACGGGGAGGGAGAAGATCTCGGTCCCGGCAGGCGAATTCCAGACCATTGTCATTAAACCCCTGATGAAATCCGAGGGCATATTCTTCAGAAAGGGAGATATCAGGATCTGGCTGACGGACGATGGAAGACGGATACCGGTGAAGATGAAGACAGGGACCGGAATCGGTTCCATAACCGCTCGGCTCGTCGGAGGGAACTATTGA
- a CDS encoding glycosyltransferase family 2 protein, with the protein MSLITTTYDSPSALKKATDSILGQTRMPDEVIIADDGSGDETAEVVKRFSGAASFPVRYVWQEHREFRAAKIRNDAINQSTGEYLILLDGDCVLNRHFIADHLSLAEEGYFIQGKRVLVSRSAVEAFDHTYADSAAILITMAIIGKISNVHHLVRLPFFPAVKNTKLKGIKSCNMSFFRRDIIAVNGFNEEYVGWGNEDSDLACRFFKYGLMKKVHQFMAVCFHLWHPTNKVVPARNEKLLAAAVASGEYFCEHGLVKKN; encoded by the coding sequence GTGTCTCTCATCACAACGACGTATGACAGTCCCTCCGCCCTGAAAAAAGCGACCGACAGCATACTGGGTCAGACCCGGATGCCCGACGAGGTCATTATTGCGGATGACGGTTCCGGGGATGAGACCGCCGAGGTAGTCAAGAGGTTCTCCGGGGCAGCGTCATTCCCCGTCCGTTATGTGTGGCAGGAGCATAGGGAATTCAGGGCTGCCAAAATCCGGAACGATGCGATAAACCAATCGACCGGAGAGTATCTGATACTCCTTGACGGGGACTGCGTCTTGAACAGACACTTCATAGCTGACCACCTCTCCCTTGCGGAAGAAGGATACTTTATCCAGGGGAAGAGGGTACTTGTCAGCAGGAGCGCGGTCGAGGCCTTCGACCACACCTACGCCGACTCGGCGGCCATCCTCATCACAATGGCCATAATAGGAAAGATTTCGAATGTCCATCATCTCGTCCGTCTTCCTTTCTTCCCTGCCGTAAAGAACACGAAACTCAAGGGCATAAAGTCTTGCAACATGAGTTTCTTCAGACGGGATATCATCGCCGTGAACGGTTTTAATGAAGAGTATGTGGGATGGGGCAATGAAGATTCAGACCTTGCCTGCCGGTTTTTCAAGTACGGACTCATGAAGAAGGTCCACCAATTCATGGCGGTCTGTTTCCACCTCTGGCATCCGACGAACAAGGTCGTTCCCGCCAGGAATGAGAAACTCCTTGCAGCGGCAGTCGCATCGGGGGAATATTTCTGTGAACATGGGCTCGTCAAAAAAAATTAA
- a CDS encoding O-antigen ligase family protein codes for MFFFVPLAHSPVEICGGLVLAAWILSGKFLTDTRMWLSSETALPVLFLILLPWIGLAYSPMPSDGLHVASKGYYWLYAIGMVSVLGEQKHPDFVIKMFLAGLALSSVVSALQVLGLVRLRYGTPSGLLGISSPWITYSLLLTVGILIASFYFQKAQGRKGRYLSLFMMLLYFGTIGFVGGRSGYLAFIILSPLLVYNIIGRRHILRILLLSLLAVALLFTFPVVRTRFGEIKKDIERYEQGDISTSIGLRLHMWGIALTEIKKNPVFGIGTEGFKKSWEVNKQDPALPFHAHPHNSFLYMMVSYGLGGLIAFCWLLVVMLRKGWKNREIPLGFALLSFTLVLIIGSLTDTQILPFPTATAYVLFAGIAGAIGAGDNRLSRTIAMTKEEELPPACARRTS; via the coding sequence ATGTTTTTCTTTGTCCCGCTCGCCCATTCACCGGTCGAAATTTGCGGAGGGCTGGTACTCGCCGCCTGGATACTTTCCGGAAAATTCCTGACAGATACGAGGATGTGGCTATCCTCAGAGACTGCACTGCCGGTACTATTCCTGATTCTTCTTCCCTGGATCGGCCTTGCGTATTCTCCGATGCCTTCTGACGGCCTTCACGTCGCTTCAAAGGGATACTATTGGCTTTACGCGATAGGAATGGTGTCTGTGTTGGGAGAGCAGAAACATCCGGATTTCGTCATCAAAATGTTTCTGGCAGGGCTGGCGCTGAGCAGCGTCGTATCCGCCCTCCAGGTCCTCGGTCTGGTCCGTCTTCGGTATGGCACCCCGAGCGGATTGTTAGGAATAAGTTCACCGTGGATAACGTATTCCCTTCTTCTTACGGTCGGCATATTGATAGCCTCTTTTTATTTTCAAAAGGCACAGGGCAGGAAGGGAAGGTATCTGTCTCTTTTCATGATGCTCCTTTACTTCGGGACTATCGGTTTCGTCGGCGGCAGGAGCGGTTATCTCGCGTTTATCATCCTCTCCCCGTTGCTCGTTTATAATATCATAGGGAGGAGGCACATCCTCAGGATACTCCTTCTCAGCCTCCTTGCCGTGGCGCTCCTCTTCACTTTCCCTGTGGTGCGGACGCGATTCGGAGAGATAAAGAAGGACATAGAGCGTTATGAGCAGGGAGATATCTCGACCTCGATAGGGCTTCGGCTCCATATGTGGGGCATCGCATTAACGGAGATAAAGAAAAACCCGGTCTTCGGTATCGGGACAGAGGGTTTCAAGAAGTCATGGGAAGTGAACAAGCAAGACCCTGCGCTCCCTTTTCATGCGCACCCGCACAACAGCTTTCTCTACATGATGGTAAGCTACGGTCTTGGGGGCTTGATCGCTTTCTGCTGGCTTCTCGTCGTGATGCTCCGAAAGGGATGGAAGAACCGTGAGATCCCTCTCGGATTCGCTTTGTTATCATTCACGCTCGTCCTGATCATTGGGAGCCTGACAGACACTCAGATTCTGCCGTTCCCTACGGCGACGGCGTATGTGCTGTTTGCCGGAATTGCCGGGGCGATAGGTGCCGGTGACAACAGGCTCTCCAGGACCATCGCCATGACGAAAGAAGAGGAGCTACCGCCGGCCTGTGCGAGGAGGACTTCGTAA
- a CDS encoding class I SAM-dependent methyltransferase produces MTKVEKVHDLSKKQILKKALTLRRHDKLYNLRNDHEERDFRSGIDGFSTIACRLRYSRKVLDVGAGNGILVSLLSELGHECRAIDIIDLPELYPEIYKEKKISFQKCNVEVDDIPYPDGFFDAVVCSEVFEHFTLSHLRAMQEIYRVLSPGGTVVVAVPNAVCFRNRSRMIRGKHITWDYKKHYLHAEPVLYKGLSFFPDRHNREFTASELRLLLNEIHLRNIEVRFDKSRSYRTGFERIKSIGSSLRDLIPSLRKTLIAFGEKESLKGLE; encoded by the coding sequence ATGACGAAAGTGGAAAAGGTTCATGATTTATCGAAAAAGCAAATCCTTAAGAAGGCGCTCACCCTGAGAAGGCATGATAAATTATATAATTTGCGGAATGATCACGAAGAACGCGATTTTAGATCCGGCATCGATGGTTTTTCGACGATCGCTTGCCGGCTGAGGTATTCGAGGAAAGTACTCGATGTCGGAGCGGGAAACGGTATTTTGGTTTCTCTCTTATCCGAACTCGGTCACGAGTGTCGTGCTATCGACATTATTGATCTGCCCGAATTGTATCCTGAAATATATAAAGAAAAGAAGATATCCTTTCAGAAGTGTAACGTTGAAGTAGACGATATTCCCTACCCTGACGGTTTTTTTGACGCTGTCGTGTGCAGTGAGGTGTTCGAACATTTTACCCTATCTCATCTGAGAGCGATGCAAGAAATATATCGGGTCCTCTCCCCGGGAGGTACTGTCGTGGTAGCCGTCCCGAATGCCGTATGCTTTCGCAATCGCAGCCGGATGATACGGGGGAAGCATATCACATGGGATTACAAGAAGCATTATCTCCATGCGGAACCTGTTCTCTACAAAGGGCTTTCATTTTTCCCTGATCGGCACAACAGGGAGTTTACCGCAAGTGAGTTGAGATTATTGCTCAACGAGATTCATTTGAGAAATATCGAAGTGCGATTTGATAAATCTCGGAGCTACCGAACCGGTTTCGAAAGGATAAAATCTATCGGGTCTTCGCTGAGAGATCTTATCCCCTCCCTGCGAAAGACGTTGATCGCTTTTGGAGAAAAGGAATCGCTTAAGGGACTGGAATAA
- a CDS encoding glycosyltransferase family 2 protein: MTDLSVAIITKNEEEMLPACLESVSFSDDVVVVDSGSTDKTVEIARAFGCRVFVEAWKGDGPQKNSAIDKCLHEWVLILDADERICDETRHEIERIVASGESADAYSFPRKNLFHGRWIKHSGWWPDRIIRLVRKSRGRYRSITHGIWATTGTLAEARAPIEHHSFSRYSDMLQIMEERSTDMAKELFDAGKRAGAMTPFLHGFVMFLKVYVLKMGFLDGLDGFIIAFTRAGGSFLKYAKLVELQREKKQ, from the coding sequence TTGACTGATCTTTCTGTGGCGATCATCACGAAGAACGAGGAGGAGATGCTGCCTGCGTGTCTGGAGAGCGTCTCTTTCTCCGACGATGTTGTGGTCGTTGATTCGGGCAGCACGGACAAGACCGTCGAAATCGCACGCGCCTTCGGCTGCAGGGTATTTGTGGAGGCGTGGAAGGGAGATGGTCCGCAAAAGAACAGTGCAATAGACAAATGTCTGCATGAATGGGTACTCATCCTTGACGCCGACGAGAGGATATGCGACGAGACGCGGCATGAGATCGAAAGGATAGTCGCATCCGGAGAGAGTGCGGACGCCTATAGCTTTCCGAGGAAGAATCTTTTTCACGGGAGGTGGATAAAGCACTCGGGCTGGTGGCCGGACAGGATCATACGTCTCGTGCGGAAAAGCAGGGGTCGTTACCGGTCGATCACGCACGGGATATGGGCTACGACGGGCACCCTTGCCGAAGCGAGGGCTCCGATAGAGCACCACAGCTTTTCCCGATACTCCGATATGCTTCAGATCATGGAGGAGAGATCGACGGACATGGCGAAAGAACTTTTCGATGCGGGCAAGCGTGCAGGGGCCATGACGCCTTTTCTGCATGGTTTCGTCATGTTTCTCAAGGTCTATGTCTTGAAGATGGGCTTCCTCGACGGACTTGACGGCTTCATCATCGCCTTCACGCGGGCCGGCGGTTCATTCTTAAAATACGCCAAGCTCGTCGAACTGCAGCGTGAGAAGAAGCAGTGA
- a CDS encoding glycosyltransferase family 2 protein: MKVSVVIPVLNQLRFTKICMESLFVTLPRESEIIVIDNGSSDGTPAYLSECANVRVIRNEKNLGCAGAWNQGVKAAKAPWIAILNNDVILSEGWLEGLLDFAAERSADIVSPAFREGEYNYDIAEYAKGYVGNMRTVARMGIAQGICFMVRRRVFDLIGMFDENFKVGQFEDADFFRRARLAGFVLGTTGRSFIHHFGSATQKALREKGAESPYEQENRAYYRRKYGLTVWKRIIERRCGKLQALWWRIFEKRRHGHTLIEKWIDGRLRYY, from the coding sequence ATGAAGGTGAGCGTCGTAATACCGGTTCTTAATCAATTGCGCTTCACCAAGATCTGCATGGAGAGTCTTTTCGTGACGCTGCCGAGAGAGTCTGAGATCATCGTCATTGATAATGGCTCCTCTGACGGCACTCCTGCATATCTCTCCGAATGCGCAAATGTGAGGGTCATTAGGAACGAGAAGAACCTGGGGTGTGCAGGTGCCTGGAATCAGGGGGTTAAGGCGGCCAAGGCGCCGTGGATCGCTATTTTGAATAATGACGTGATCCTTTCAGAGGGATGGCTCGAAGGGCTTCTTGATTTTGCCGCAGAGAGAAGCGCTGACATTGTGAGCCCTGCGTTCCGTGAGGGTGAATATAATTATGACATCGCAGAATATGCAAAGGGATACGTTGGAAACATGAGGACTGTTGCGCGCATGGGCATTGCGCAGGGAATCTGCTTTATGGTGAGACGACGCGTCTTCGATCTAATCGGTATGTTTGATGAGAACTTCAAGGTCGGGCAATTCGAGGACGCGGACTTCTTTCGCCGAGCCCGGCTCGCCGGATTTGTCCTCGGAACCACCGGGCGTTCGTTCATTCATCATTTCGGCTCAGCCACACAGAAGGCGCTTCGTGAGAAGGGGGCCGAGAGTCCCTATGAACAGGAAAATCGTGCTTACTACCGGAGGAAATATGGCCTTACCGTCTGGAAAAGGATCATCGAGCGAAGATGCGGTAAGTTACAAGCCCTCTGGTGGAGGATCTTTGAGAAAAGGCGGCACGGCCACACGTTGATCGAAAAGTGGATAGACGGAAGGTTGCGCTACTATTGA
- a CDS encoding glycosyltransferase family 2 protein, protein MNSPRVSVCIPTYNYAGFLPEAIDSVQKQTFTDYEILIIDDCSRDNTKELLVRYAKNDKRIRFKINSANIGMVNNWNSCLTEAKGEYIKFVFGDDLLSSPEALQKMVTHLDLDPDVTLVGSARYVIDGESRIIKVLSHFKDDTLLPGRALINRCLSVRKNLIGEPTAVMFRKRDAERGFNPRYKQLADLEMWFHLLEKGKFAYLKEPLCSFRRHVGQETAKNSVSLLAAYDNFYLYDEYMNKPYVTIPLFHRNYIRYDNIYRIWKLYTTNDLAKEAAVREIDARYGYGRFLAYYPFYKIYKPFLKFYRNLLGQGFFVARHGECPKR, encoded by the coding sequence ATGAATAGCCCAAGGGTGAGCGTCTGCATTCCCACTTACAACTATGCCGGTTTTCTGCCGGAGGCGATCGATTCCGTCCAGAAGCAGACATTTACCGATTATGAGATCCTGATCATTGATGATTGTTCACGGGACAACACGAAAGAGCTTCTCGTCCGCTATGCGAAGAACGACAAGAGGATACGGTTCAAGATCAATTCCGCCAATATCGGCATGGTGAACAATTGGAACTCATGTCTGACCGAAGCGAAGGGGGAATATATCAAGTTTGTTTTTGGGGATGACCTGTTGTCGTCTCCCGAAGCCCTCCAAAAAATGGTGACCCATCTGGATCTCGACCCGGACGTAACTCTTGTGGGTTCTGCCAGGTATGTCATTGACGGCGAATCTCGGATAATCAAAGTACTATCGCACTTCAAGGACGACACCCTCCTGCCGGGGAGGGCACTCATCAACCGTTGCCTGTCCGTGCGGAAGAATCTTATCGGAGAGCCTACCGCTGTCATGTTCAGGAAGCGTGATGCGGAGCGAGGATTCAATCCCCGATATAAGCAGCTTGCCGATTTAGAGATGTGGTTCCATCTCCTCGAAAAGGGAAAATTCGCATACCTGAAGGAACCGCTTTGCTCCTTCAGGCGCCATGTGGGCCAGGAGACTGCAAAAAACAGCGTAAGCCTCTTAGCGGCTTACGACAATTTCTATCTCTATGACGAGTACATGAATAAGCCGTATGTGACCATTCCTCTTTTTCACCGGAACTATATACGCTATGACAACATATACCGGATATGGAAGCTTTACACCACGAACGATCTGGCTAAGGAGGCGGCTGTCAGAGAGATCGATGCTCGATACGGCTATGGGAGATTTCTTGCTTATTACCCCTTCTACAAGATCTATAAACCGTTTCTTAAATTTTACCGTAACCTCCTCGGGCAGGGCTTTTTTGTCGCGCGTCACGGCGAGTGCCCGAAACGCTGA
- a CDS encoding polysaccharide deacetylase family protein, translating into MGKPIVLMYHNIGIPPREGKLRSLYVTPRMFRFQMWYLKTAGFEVVFLRDILSHIRGESVSDKKLVALTFDDGYQDFYENAYPVLKRYGFPATVFLVSDLVGKDNLWDYRALNIRKRLLDWDKIIEMSGHLVTFGSHTKTHPFLEKLSTKEIEEELFGSKADIEKRLKLPVEFFCYPYGHYDERAVAVARKAGYLGATTMNRDLIHRGDDPFEMRRSFIRWHTHPLLFVLKMHSDYEDRKGGRA; encoded by the coding sequence ATGGGTAAGCCTATCGTTCTCATGTATCATAATATCGGTATCCCCCCAAGAGAGGGGAAATTGCGGAGCCTCTACGTGACTCCGCGAATGTTCAGGTTCCAGATGTGGTATCTGAAAACAGCCGGTTTCGAGGTCGTCTTCTTGAGGGACATTTTGTCGCATATCCGGGGAGAATCTGTTTCAGATAAGAAACTCGTTGCGCTCACTTTCGACGACGGGTACCAGGATTTTTATGAGAACGCGTATCCTGTCTTGAAGAGGTACGGATTCCCCGCTACGGTTTTTCTCGTGTCGGACCTCGTGGGCAAGGATAACCTCTGGGATTATCGGGCGTTGAATATACGGAAGAGGCTTCTCGACTGGGATAAGATCATCGAAATGAGCGGGCATCTTGTCACGTTCGGCTCCCATACGAAAACGCATCCGTTCTTGGAGAAACTTTCGACTAAGGAGATTGAAGAGGAATTATTCGGCTCGAAGGCCGATATTGAAAAGAGGTTGAAACTTCCGGTCGAATTTTTCTGTTACCCCTACGGCCATTATGACGAAAGAGCGGTAGCTGTGGCCAGGAAGGCCGGCTACCTCGGTGCGACGACGATGAACAGAGACCTTATCCATAGGGGAGATGATCCGTTCGAGATGAGGAGGTCGTTCATCAGATGGCATACCCATCCGTTGTTGTTCGTTCTTAAGATGCATTCCGACTATGAAGATCGGAAAGGCGGCAGAGCATGA